The following proteins are co-located in the Haloterrigena sp. KLK7 genome:
- a CDS encoding TlpA disulfide reductase family protein, with the protein MRRRDVLAGVASLGIVGGGGAVALHGLPTRGDRAGTDSENDDGSESANVEPLAIETVEAPGSEAGEVRIPASDRPTFIDFFGTWCAPCSKQMPALVEANDRVGDEVLFISVTSESISDEKLVDWWEEHDGNWLLGLDPTAELTTRYDLSAYPFAVAIDASGRVRYSDSGIKTADELVSGIEQAIDASDG; encoded by the coding sequence ATGCGCCGACGGGACGTCCTCGCCGGCGTCGCCAGTCTGGGTATCGTCGGAGGCGGTGGCGCGGTCGCACTGCACGGCCTCCCAACGCGCGGTGACCGCGCCGGTACTGATTCGGAAAACGACGACGGATCGGAATCGGCGAACGTCGAACCACTCGCAATCGAGACGGTCGAAGCGCCGGGAAGCGAGGCGGGAGAGGTTCGCATCCCGGCGTCAGATCGGCCGACGTTTATCGATTTCTTCGGGACGTGGTGTGCACCCTGTAGCAAACAGATGCCGGCGCTCGTCGAGGCCAACGATCGCGTCGGTGACGAGGTGCTGTTCATCTCGGTCACGAGCGAGTCGATCTCGGACGAGAAATTGGTCGATTGGTGGGAAGAGCACGACGGAAACTGGTTACTCGGTCTCGACCCGACCGCGGAGCTGACCACCCGATACGATCTCAGCGCTTATCCCTTCGCCGTCGCGATCGATGCCTCGGGCCGCGTTCGGTACTCCGACTCGGGTATCAAGACCGCCGACGAACTCGTCTCCGGTATCGAACAGGCGATCGACGCCAGTGATGGGTAA
- a CDS encoding cytochrome c biogenesis protein CcdA, which produces MIDGSLPIAFALTAGIATFFSPCAYPLLPGYVGFYASQTDGDEVSLSSAISRGLVAGVGVLATFGVLLVAAYWVGHSRLSNIVLFEPFVGAVLVVFGLLVVAGRAPSLSIALPKRRSSVTGFGIFGAGYALASAGCVAPLFIAVLAQALSLPPFEAALVVGTYIGSVVVLMVSLTVATGMGLVAGAGRLAAHSRLLERLAGVVMIVAGVGQLYLAVVVLDVISLPGVPW; this is translated from the coding sequence ATGATCGACGGCTCACTGCCGATCGCGTTCGCGTTGACCGCTGGCATCGCGACGTTCTTCTCGCCGTGTGCGTACCCGCTCTTGCCCGGCTACGTCGGCTTCTACGCGAGTCAGACCGACGGCGACGAGGTTTCGCTCTCGAGTGCGATCAGTCGCGGTCTCGTCGCCGGAGTTGGCGTCCTCGCGACCTTCGGCGTCCTGCTCGTGGCCGCCTACTGGGTGGGTCATTCGAGACTGTCGAACATCGTGCTGTTCGAACCGTTCGTCGGTGCGGTCCTCGTCGTGTTCGGGCTGCTGGTCGTTGCCGGTCGGGCTCCCTCGCTGTCGATCGCACTGCCGAAACGCCGCTCGAGTGTCACCGGGTTCGGCATCTTTGGGGCCGGCTATGCGCTGGCGTCGGCCGGCTGTGTCGCACCGCTGTTTATCGCCGTTCTCGCACAGGCGCTCTCGCTCCCGCCGTTCGAGGCGGCACTCGTCGTCGGCACCTACATCGGAAGCGTGGTCGTGTTGATGGTCTCGCTGACCGTCGCGACGGGAATGGGACTGGTCGCAGGCGCCGGTCGACTGGCCGCCCACAGCAGGCTCCTCGAGCGGCTCGCGGGCGTCGTCATGATCGTCGCCGGAGTCGGTCAGTTGTACCTCGCCGTCGTCGTTCTCGACGTCATTTCGTTGCCTGGCGTGCCGTGGTAA
- a CDS encoding PGF-CTERM sorting domain-containing protein produces the protein MIPSRSAVAAGLVALLLVGSLGAAGVTAAASSAAATDAGAALSPPEDDTERNVSEEAYVEPAPEEGDLYYEASDGNWVSYVNPRDEYRSPYLGDGSGKIGVTLLNEAGEPIVGETVPNTTVTIPTGETTSWHSQADPLTVQLPLTDHYERPLDADQFGTTDDLPQGDGYMDSHTIELHGFSEDATVEYGEAQVEGEHADKIEVVGYIQQAHDTWETDIDPLEAAEPYEEAGGGWTYRPNASHGQVIVVLQLDSDVTGADDKTNTSEPAGESNGNASDDGNESDDGNDTGDGTGATDETESEAANESSDDDSNDEMPGFGVPAVVVAGIVATLVALRRTD, from the coding sequence ATGATCCCGTCGCGAAGCGCCGTCGCCGCCGGACTGGTCGCGCTCCTGCTGGTCGGATCGCTCGGCGCGGCCGGGGTGACCGCTGCGGCGAGTTCCGCCGCCGCGACGGACGCGGGAGCGGCTCTCAGTCCCCCGGAAGACGACACGGAGCGCAACGTCTCGGAGGAGGCGTACGTCGAACCGGCCCCCGAGGAGGGCGATCTGTACTACGAGGCCAGCGACGGGAACTGGGTCAGCTACGTCAACCCGCGCGACGAGTACCGCTCGCCGTACCTCGGCGACGGCTCCGGGAAGATCGGCGTGACGCTGCTCAACGAGGCCGGCGAGCCGATCGTCGGCGAGACAGTCCCGAACACGACCGTCACGATCCCGACCGGCGAGACGACGTCGTGGCACTCTCAGGCCGACCCGCTGACCGTGCAGTTGCCGCTGACCGACCACTACGAACGGCCGCTCGACGCCGACCAATTCGGCACGACCGACGACCTCCCGCAGGGCGACGGCTACATGGATTCTCACACCATCGAGCTCCACGGCTTCTCCGAGGACGCGACGGTCGAGTACGGCGAGGCACAGGTCGAGGGCGAACACGCCGACAAGATCGAGGTCGTCGGCTACATCCAGCAGGCCCACGACACGTGGGAGACCGACATCGACCCGCTCGAAGCCGCCGAGCCCTACGAGGAGGCCGGAGGCGGCTGGACCTACCGGCCGAACGCCTCGCACGGCCAGGTCATCGTCGTCCTCCAGCTCGATAGCGACGTGACGGGCGCCGACGATAAGACGAACACGAGTGAACCCGCCGGCGAATCGAACGGGAACGCGTCCGACGACGGGAACGAGAGCGACGATGGGAACGACACTGGCGACGGGACCGGCGCGACCGACGAGACCGAATCCGAGGCCGCGAACGAGTCGAGCGACGACGACAGTAACGACGAGATGCCCGGATTCGGCGTTCCCGCCGTAGTCGTCGCAGGGATAGTCGCGACGCTCGTCGCCCTTCGGCGAACCGACTGA
- a CDS encoding DEAD/DEAH box helicase, with product MSEGDVAAFTHLGSTVRGALSERGFSTPTAPQRLAIPPLSAGEHTLVIAPTGSGKTETAMLPVFDHLVADDGPPEGFGALYITPLRALNRDMRDRLEWWGEYLDLEVDVRHGDTTQYQRGKQAEDPPDVLITTPETVQAMLTGERLREALQDVTHVVIDEVHELAASKRGAQLAIGLERLHDLAGDMQRIGLSATVGDPEEVGQFLTGGRPCEIREIDVGSNVEVSVRQPEITEADERLAGELMTEPDTASHVRLIRDLVAENESTLIFVNTRQTAEALGSRFNELDLPIGVHHGSLSKEARIEVEDRFKAGALDGLLCTSSMELGIDVGRVDHVVQYKSPRQVTRLLQRIGRAGHRQDEVSSGTIVTTRPDDTFEALAIARRARDGEVEPAAIHEGSLDVVANQIPGIVQSRGDTRFREAYETITRAYPFRDVPEETFREVASELHRNRIVWFDEGEDRLETTGGTWQYVYSNLSMIPDEETYEVHDIASSQQIGTLDERFVVNFAQPGEVFIQRGEMWRIAEIDDEEARVKVSPIEDPAGEVPSWIGQEIPVPAAVAGEVGEIRAVAEPQLSAGADAAAVGRELAGRYPGDEYTLTEACGQLEDQVESEAPMPTADRLVLERQGRTVVLNAPFGHTANETLGRVLSSLLGQRAGSSVGLETDPYRIELEVPNSIATSDIVAVLEETDPGHVEAIVELGLKNSDALAFRLAQVSAKFGALKRWQSNGSGRLSNERLLAALEDTPMYQESIREVFHEDLDVERASAVLEGIQSGEIELVTYRGRTPVGQGGRSSGGKELLAPENADASVINTVRERLQNDRIILLCTHCKEWKVKTKVRRVADQPECGNCGSTRIAALNPWADEVVDAVRAAEKDEEQEKMTERAYRSASLVQSHGKQAVIAMAARGVGPHNAAQIINKLREDEDEFYRDILSKEREYARTQSFWD from the coding sequence ATGAGTGAGGGCGACGTCGCGGCGTTTACGCACCTCGGATCGACCGTTCGCGGGGCGCTGTCCGAACGCGGTTTCTCGACGCCGACGGCACCGCAGCGACTGGCGATTCCGCCGCTGTCGGCCGGCGAGCACACGCTCGTGATCGCGCCGACCGGGAGCGGGAAGACCGAGACGGCGATGTTGCCCGTTTTCGACCATTTGGTCGCTGACGATGGACCGCCCGAGGGGTTCGGCGCGCTCTACATCACCCCGCTGCGGGCGCTGAACCGCGACATGCGCGACCGCCTCGAGTGGTGGGGCGAGTACTTAGATCTCGAGGTGGACGTCCGCCACGGCGACACGACCCAGTACCAGCGGGGGAAGCAGGCCGAGGATCCGCCGGACGTCCTGATCACGACGCCGGAGACCGTCCAGGCGATGCTGACCGGCGAGCGACTGCGCGAGGCGTTGCAGGACGTCACCCACGTCGTGATCGACGAGGTCCACGAGCTCGCGGCCTCCAAGCGGGGGGCGCAGCTGGCGATCGGCCTCGAGCGGCTGCACGATCTCGCGGGCGACATGCAGCGGATCGGGCTGTCGGCCACCGTCGGCGATCCGGAGGAGGTCGGCCAGTTCCTGACCGGCGGCCGGCCCTGCGAGATCCGAGAGATCGACGTCGGGAGCAACGTCGAGGTGAGCGTCCGACAGCCGGAGATCACCGAGGCGGACGAGCGGCTCGCCGGCGAACTGATGACCGAACCGGACACGGCCAGCCACGTCCGGCTGATTCGGGACCTCGTCGCCGAGAACGAGTCGACGTTGATCTTTGTTAACACGCGACAGACGGCGGAGGCGCTGGGCTCGCGGTTCAACGAACTCGACCTCCCGATCGGGGTCCACCACGGCTCGCTCTCGAAGGAGGCCCGCATCGAGGTCGAGGACCGGTTCAAAGCGGGGGCGTTGGACGGCCTGCTCTGTACCTCCTCGATGGAACTGGGGATCGACGTCGGCCGGGTCGACCACGTCGTCCAGTACAAGAGCCCGCGGCAGGTGACGCGGCTGCTCCAGCGGATCGGGCGGGCCGGCCACCGGCAGGACGAGGTCTCGAGCGGGACCATCGTGACGACTCGGCCGGACGACACCTTCGAGGCGCTGGCGATCGCTCGCCGCGCCCGCGACGGCGAGGTCGAACCGGCCGCGATCCACGAGGGCAGTCTGGACGTCGTGGCGAATCAGATTCCGGGGATCGTCCAGAGCCGCGGCGATACCCGCTTTCGGGAGGCCTACGAGACGATCACGCGCGCGTACCCGTTCCGCGACGTTCCCGAGGAGACGTTCCGCGAGGTCGCCTCGGAGCTGCACCGCAATCGGATCGTCTGGTTCGACGAGGGCGAGGACCGCCTCGAGACGACCGGCGGCACCTGGCAGTACGTCTACTCGAACCTCTCGATGATCCCCGACGAGGAGACCTACGAGGTCCACGACATCGCCTCGAGCCAGCAGATCGGGACCTTAGACGAGCGGTTCGTGGTCAACTTCGCCCAGCCGGGGGAGGTGTTCATCCAGCGCGGCGAGATGTGGCGCATCGCCGAGATCGACGACGAGGAGGCCCGCGTGAAGGTGAGTCCGATCGAGGACCCCGCCGGCGAAGTACCGTCGTGGATCGGCCAGGAGATTCCCGTCCCCGCTGCGGTGGCGGGCGAAGTGGGGGAGATTCGAGCTGTTGCGGAACCGCAGCTCTCGGCGGGGGCGGACGCCGCCGCGGTCGGCCGCGAGCTGGCGGGCCGGTATCCGGGCGACGAGTACACGCTGACCGAGGCCTGCGGGCAGCTCGAGGACCAGGTCGAGAGCGAGGCGCCGATGCCGACGGCGGATCGGCTCGTCCTCGAGCGACAGGGGCGGACCGTCGTCCTGAACGCGCCCTTCGGGCACACGGCCAACGAGACGCTCGGTCGCGTGCTCTCCTCGCTGCTCGGCCAGCGGGCCGGCTCCTCGGTGGGGCTGGAGACCGACCCCTACCGCATCGAACTCGAGGTGCCGAACTCGATCGCGACCAGCGACATCGTGGCGGTGCTCGAGGAGACCGACCCCGGTCACGTCGAGGCGATCGTCGAACTGGGGCTGAAGAACTCCGACGCGCTGGCCTTCCGGCTCGCGCAGGTCTCGGCGAAGTTCGGCGCGCTCAAGCGCTGGCAGAGCAACGGTTCCGGCCGCCTCTCGAACGAGCGACTGCTCGCGGCCCTGGAGGACACGCCGATGTACCAGGAGTCGATCCGCGAGGTGTTCCACGAGGACCTGGACGTCGAGCGGGCGAGCGCGGTCCTCGAGGGGATCCAGTCGGGCGAGATCGAGTTAGTGACCTACCGCGGTCGGACGCCGGTCGGCCAGGGCGGTCGGTCGTCGGGCGGGAAGGAGCTACTGGCGCCCGAGAACGCCGACGCGAGCGTCATCAACACGGTCCGCGAGCGCCTGCAGAACGACCGGATCATCCTGCTGTGTACCCACTGCAAGGAGTGGAAGGTGAAGACGAAGGTCCGTCGCGTGGCCGACCAGCCCGAGTGCGGGAACTGCGGCTCGACCCGGATCGCGGCGCTGAACCCGTGGGCCGACGAGGTCGTCGACGCGGTCCGTGCCGCCGAGAAGGACGAGGAGCAGGAGAAGATGACCGAGCGCGCCTATCGGAGCGCGAGTCTCGTCCAGAGCCACGGGAAGCAGGCCGTCATCGCGATGGCGGCCCGCGGCGTCGGCCCGCACAACGCCGCCCAGATCATCAACAAGCTCCGAGAGGACGAGGACGAGTTCTACCGCGACATCCTCTCGAAGGAACGCGAGTACGCGCGCACCCAGTCGTTCTGGGACTGA
- a CDS encoding VWA domain-containing protein, giving the protein MTLQPADRADERRKNQAGERINETLDVYVDRDRVESPAAFEGDAAAASHLAALADADPARVNETTWLLAKANARTANVSITDARRALDRFDDDLDDPGHRNAIESHLRNAERAYERGETALERDGSVKRTAKDRARAIRQFMTAWRQSQQALDKIERQTTPRVRITTRNDPVRNGSESTNRTISGTIESVRPNELETVTVTVEGGGSSVEVQPSTSTVPASNVTFTTNVTLKDREQRIRATLADNTNEKRGRGPPKHANGRSSSPDTSPTTDELLLDGDALPDTYELETAGTDPLDPDSDSSKTAVDENDNGTLDGLEDFDGDSVTTYHEGLFGTDPFSDDTDDDGLPDRYEIEYTKLDQTRADTNGDGVTDDEWDVDNDSLTTLEEYEAGTTPTQADEDRDDLDDSRELEVGTNSSDPDTDDDGLLDGEEVTLGTDPLVADSDGDGVLDGNATYTTQTSNESLGVNVSLSGNGEIASGVTIENGSQERFESESIESARVTSFVNLESEQSFESADVTFSYDDSQLGETNESDLVIFRYNESLRVFEPLNTTVDQESNTVTGETEHFSRFVVFDVRNWASNFVADRPENGADEGEIQPVDVTMIIDTSGSMSWNDPEEFRKQAAKEFVGALVEDDRAGVVDFDNDAYVAQELTTDFGQVNLTIDNLDASGGTDIGDGVREANEHFEEASNDSRAQFAILLTDGQGSGGRAEARTAAERNTTIYTIGFGSANGNKLQDIARITDGNYTHVDNPSDLPNVFSRVADDIGAQDTDGDGIPDTAERRGVVTSNVGMLETDLYSADTDGDGLEDGTELGEAITAEELRERNFDGSGPPGPDPQYRAIVGTLSRAGYDLSELSGSIYIDPVSDPTRVHTDGDGVDDYTELREPVTYARTTSRETTKSVLETGEATAETFEDAYDTGQSTSDPWDRNSDYDDLNDGRERELATDPEDGDTDGDGIWDDEDTNGRNDPTLYDVHPPEIEVHDSGWRVPEMSLDATYWAHASIEDDASVDGAAFIKEGSVEKRFSDVSGVELTHRFEYTDKISNVGDVAGAFGDVTLGTSVSLRASDTNGNRQQVVAVQRSNFYGYMAGELPTGWDLADREVARKVGTVSGFSASIGVVFRDAEQLLHDPGAYIDGMRAMLELVAEADPAVIDTLIDSYIQQFEQKQEQNNPYDKGTTNYELFEENWYEGYALGFLSKLVVSGGSSGAKNAIKSTDRVGDIADRLSDSRALRALSRIDGATDAAKARATARLLLATDDAAEPLLSQGETAGQVYRLWRLQRGMDADVDALPETRQGQLGRFLSHTGTDGRQAFDDLAAVDQSAADTLLEIDDPAVHRHFVRAQQSGEADVDELSSALGRYGDLDSDERGFANGVIRESEDGTELLNADVCNSPCQGTIRSVYQYTDEPDGLSEREAKKLLKAYDDADEVTSGPGANRPGEVQGKLNDLDDDGVEGVKRTMRNVQGNRKGYRQIAGETDITDRLVRGDNNLEPSNVEMQQNIPESDVPDVLRKDSSEIDVKATSEVTIDGETFDSPAIESKNLDHEKYNDFTAKQEITDLEDKLTAQAGAGEDTLVVVTTQGFKDSHSELLNDIPQNVRQNLDSNGLDSDATIKVTTYEELGN; this is encoded by the coding sequence GTGACGCTGCAACCCGCTGATCGCGCCGACGAACGGCGGAAGAACCAGGCCGGCGAGCGGATCAACGAGACGCTGGACGTCTATGTCGATAGAGACCGCGTCGAGAGTCCGGCTGCGTTCGAAGGTGATGCCGCCGCCGCCTCGCACCTAGCGGCGCTTGCGGACGCTGATCCAGCGCGGGTCAACGAGACGACGTGGCTGCTCGCGAAGGCGAACGCGCGAACGGCCAACGTCTCGATCACGGACGCGCGACGCGCCCTCGATCGATTCGACGACGACCTCGACGATCCCGGTCACCGGAACGCGATCGAGAGCCACCTTCGGAACGCCGAACGCGCCTACGAACGAGGTGAGACGGCGCTCGAGCGCGACGGAAGCGTCAAACGAACGGCCAAGGACCGCGCACGTGCGATCCGGCAGTTCATGACCGCGTGGCGACAGAGCCAGCAAGCGCTGGACAAAATCGAGCGGCAAACAACGCCGCGGGTGCGCATCACGACCCGTAACGATCCCGTCCGGAACGGATCGGAATCGACGAACCGCACCATCAGCGGTACGATCGAGTCGGTCCGGCCGAACGAACTCGAGACCGTGACGGTGACCGTCGAGGGAGGAGGTTCTTCGGTCGAAGTCCAGCCGAGTACCAGTACCGTGCCGGCGTCGAACGTGACGTTCACGACGAACGTCACGCTCAAAGATCGAGAACAGCGCATTCGGGCGACGCTCGCAGATAACACGAACGAAAAGCGCGGCCGCGGGCCGCCGAAACACGCGAACGGTCGCTCATCGTCTCCGGACACGTCGCCGACCACCGACGAACTTCTGTTGGACGGCGACGCGCTTCCGGACACGTACGAGCTCGAGACGGCCGGGACGGATCCGTTAGACCCGGACAGCGATTCCTCGAAGACCGCCGTCGACGAGAACGATAACGGTACGCTCGACGGGCTCGAGGACTTCGACGGCGATTCTGTCACGACCTACCACGAAGGCCTATTCGGGACCGACCCGTTCAGCGACGATACTGACGACGACGGCCTTCCGGACCGCTACGAAATCGAGTACACGAAACTCGACCAGACGCGAGCCGACACGAACGGTGACGGCGTTACCGACGACGAGTGGGACGTCGATAACGACAGCCTGACGACGCTCGAGGAGTACGAGGCCGGAACGACGCCAACGCAGGCTGACGAAGACCGCGACGATCTCGACGACAGCCGCGAACTCGAGGTCGGCACGAACTCGAGCGATCCCGATACGGACGACGACGGTCTCCTCGACGGCGAGGAGGTCACCCTCGGAACAGATCCGCTGGTCGCAGACTCCGACGGCGACGGAGTCCTGGACGGCAACGCCACGTACACGACACAGACGTCAAACGAATCGCTCGGCGTCAACGTCTCGCTGTCGGGTAACGGTGAGATCGCCAGCGGCGTCACGATCGAAAACGGATCACAGGAGCGATTCGAAAGCGAGTCGATCGAATCGGCACGGGTCACGTCCTTCGTCAATCTCGAATCCGAGCAGTCGTTCGAGTCGGCCGACGTCACGTTCTCGTACGACGACTCGCAGCTCGGGGAGACGAACGAGTCGGATCTCGTCATCTTCCGCTATAACGAATCGTTGCGGGTGTTCGAGCCGCTGAACACGACAGTTGATCAGGAGTCGAACACGGTCACCGGAGAGACCGAACACTTCTCGCGGTTCGTCGTCTTCGACGTGCGCAACTGGGCGTCGAACTTCGTGGCGGACCGCCCCGAAAACGGGGCTGACGAGGGGGAGATCCAGCCGGTCGACGTGACCATGATCATCGATACGTCGGGCTCGATGAGCTGGAATGATCCAGAGGAATTCCGCAAGCAGGCCGCCAAGGAATTTGTCGGTGCGTTAGTCGAGGACGACCGGGCAGGTGTGGTCGACTTCGACAACGACGCCTACGTGGCTCAAGAGCTGACGACTGACTTCGGGCAAGTCAACCTCACAATCGACAACCTCGACGCCAGCGGCGGCACTGACATCGGTGACGGCGTCCGGGAGGCGAACGAGCACTTCGAGGAAGCAAGCAACGATTCCCGAGCGCAGTTCGCGATTCTACTGACCGACGGCCAAGGCAGTGGCGGTCGCGCCGAGGCGCGTACGGCAGCCGAACGGAATACGACAATCTATACGATCGGCTTCGGTAGCGCAAACGGGAACAAACTCCAGGACATCGCTCGGATTACCGACGGGAACTATACGCACGTCGACAATCCGAGCGATCTGCCGAACGTCTTCTCCCGGGTCGCCGACGATATAGGGGCCCAGGATACCGACGGCGACGGTATTCCCGACACCGCCGAGCGGCGTGGCGTGGTTACCTCGAACGTCGGCATGCTCGAGACTGACCTGTACAGCGCCGACACGGACGGTGACGGACTCGAGGACGGCACTGAACTCGGCGAGGCGATCACCGCGGAGGAACTACGAGAACGGAACTTCGACGGGTCCGGTCCACCGGGTCCGGATCCGCAGTATCGGGCGATCGTCGGAACGCTTTCCAGAGCCGGGTACGATCTCAGCGAACTCTCCGGATCGATCTATATCGATCCGGTGAGCGATCCGACTCGCGTTCACACCGACGGCGACGGCGTCGACGACTACACGGAGCTTCGGGAGCCGGTGACGTACGCCCGAACGACGAGTCGCGAGACGACGAAATCGGTCCTCGAGACCGGAGAGGCGACGGCGGAAACCTTCGAAGATGCCTACGACACTGGGCAGTCGACATCCGATCCGTGGGACCGAAATTCGGATTACGACGACCTCAACGACGGTCGTGAGAGGGAGTTAGCGACCGATCCCGAAGACGGTGACACGGACGGCGACGGAATCTGGGATGACGAAGATACGAACGGTCGGAACGATCCGACGTTGTACGATGTCCACCCACCGGAAATAGAGGTCCACGATAGCGGCTGGCGTGTTCCGGAGATGAGTCTCGACGCCACGTACTGGGCGCACGCATCCATCGAAGATGACGCGAGCGTCGACGGAGCCGCGTTCATAAAGGAAGGGTCCGTCGAAAAACGGTTCTCCGACGTCTCCGGCGTCGAACTGACTCATCGGTTCGAATACACCGATAAGATCTCCAACGTCGGGGATGTTGCGGGTGCCTTCGGCGACGTGACGCTCGGAACGAGCGTGTCCCTGCGCGCCTCTGATACCAACGGCAATCGACAGCAAGTCGTCGCCGTGCAGCGATCGAACTTCTACGGTTACATGGCCGGCGAACTCCCGACCGGGTGGGACCTCGCCGACAGAGAGGTCGCTCGAAAGGTCGGTACCGTCTCCGGGTTCTCCGCGAGCATCGGCGTCGTCTTCCGGGACGCCGAACAGCTCCTACACGATCCCGGCGCGTACATCGACGGCATGCGGGCTATGCTCGAGCTCGTCGCCGAGGCCGATCCCGCCGTGATCGACACGCTGATCGACAGCTACATTCAGCAGTTCGAGCAGAAACAGGAGCAGAACAATCCGTACGACAAGGGCACGACGAACTACGAACTCTTCGAGGAGAACTGGTACGAGGGATACGCGCTCGGCTTCCTCTCGAAGCTCGTCGTCAGCGGTGGCTCCTCCGGAGCGAAAAACGCGATCAAGAGCACTGATCGCGTCGGCGATATCGCGGATCGGCTCTCGGATAGTCGCGCCCTTCGCGCGCTCTCACGGATCGACGGCGCGACCGATGCCGCCAAAGCTCGAGCGACCGCACGCCTGCTGCTGGCGACTGACGACGCCGCGGAACCGCTGCTGAGTCAGGGTGAGACCGCCGGACAGGTCTATCGGCTGTGGCGGCTCCAGCGCGGAATGGATGCCGATGTGGATGCATTGCCGGAAACTAGACAGGGGCAGCTCGGCCGATTCCTGTCTCATACTGGTACCGATGGCCGTCAGGCGTTTGACGACCTCGCTGCTGTCGATCAGAGTGCTGCCGACACGCTCTTGGAGATCGACGACCCCGCCGTTCACCGCCACTTCGTGAGGGCACAGCAAAGCGGCGAAGCTGATGTCGACGAACTCTCGAGCGCACTTGGACGCTACGGTGACCTCGATTCCGACGAGCGAGGGTTCGCGAACGGAGTAATCAGAGAAAGCGAAGATGGAACTGAGCTGCTCAACGCCGACGTCTGCAATAGTCCGTGCCAGGGTACGATCCGCTCGGTCTATCAGTATACCGACGAACCGGACGGACTGAGCGAGAGAGAAGCAAAGAAACTCCTCAAGGCGTACGATGACGCTGACGAAGTGACCTCCGGCCCCGGCGCGAACCGACCTGGAGAGGTTCAGGGCAAACTCAACGATCTAGATGATGACGGCGTCGAGGGGGTCAAACGAACGATGCGCAACGTTCAGGGTAACCGAAAGGGATACAGACAGATCGCCGGCGAAACGGATATCACCGATCGTCTGGTTCGGGGAGACAACAACCTCGAACCGAGTAACGTCGAAATGCAGCAGAACATCCCCGAAAGCGACGTCCCGGATGTTCTTCGGAAGGATAGCTCCGAAATTGACGTGAAAGCCACATCCGAAGTCACGATCGATGGCGAAACGTTCGATTCGCCAGCGATAGAATCGAAGAATCTCGACCACGAAAAGTACAATGACTTCACTGCGAAACAAGAGATAACCGATCTGGAGGACAAGCTAACTGCTCAAGCGGGTGCAGGAGAGGACACACTCGTTGTCGTGACGACACAGGGCTTCAAAGACTCACACAGCGAACTGCTGAACGATATTCCCCAAAACGTCAGGCAGAACCTCGATTCGAACGGACTCGATTCGGACGCCACGATTAAAGTCACGACCTACGAAGAACTAGGGAACTAG